The following coding sequences lie in one Glycine max cultivar Williams 82 chromosome 19, Glycine_max_v4.0, whole genome shotgun sequence genomic window:
- the LOC100781322 gene encoding uncharacterized protein isoform X3: MTQNSILNHSRALEGVHGVQVAPNSPFDLTETNQSGDFRTSTGGASTTEANQLLLMQRLWQQRPACLRPIHCGISCHGDQTLAETVANVLTSIPFIALGIHAPRKNLNSKLYANSLIGVGVASSIYHSSRGRLRKFLRWVDYTMIATTTICLSMALRNENPKLLMAASAICLPVNPMMVSVIHTGMMEAVIRGDYFWLCDPTSLPCSHCTIPLPSCHRNGFHYI, from the exons ATGACTCAAAACAGCATACTGAATCACAGTAGAGCTCTTGAGGGTGTCCATGGGGTCCAAGTGGCCCCTAACTCGCCATTTGATTTGACAGAAACTAATCAAAGTGGGGACTTTCGTACTTCAACTGGTGGAGCATCAACTACAGAAGCAAATCAGCTGCTGTTGATGCA AAGACTATGGCAACAGAGACCAGCATGCTTGAGACCCATCCATTGTGGTATTAGTTGTCACG GTGATCAGACTCTTGCTGAAACAGTTGCTAATGTGCTTACTTCAATTCCTTTTATAGCTCTTGGAATCCATGCCCCCAG GAAGAATCTCAATTCTAAGTTGTATGCTAATTCACTAATTGGAGTTGGAGTGGCCTCAAGCATTTACCATTCTTCAAGAGGAAGGTTGAGGAAATTTTTGAGATGGGTTGACTACACAATGATAGCCACAACAACTATT TGTTTGTCAATGGCCCTCCGAAATGAGAATCCAAAGTTACTGATGGCAGCATCTGCAATATGTCTTCCAGTTAATCCAATGATGGTTTCAGTTATTCACACTGGGATGATGGAG GCTGTGATAAGGGGAGATTATTTTTGGTTGTGCGATCCAACCAGTTTGCCATGTAGTCACTGTACAATTCCACTTCCATCTTGCCATAGAAATGGATTTCATTACATCTGA
- the LOC100781322 gene encoding uncharacterized protein isoform X2, with the protein MTQNSILNHSRALEGVHGVQVAPNSPFDLTETNQSGDFRTSTGGASTTEANQLLLMQLWQQRPACLRPIHCGISCHGDQTLAETVANVLTSIPFIALGIHAPRKNLNSKLYANSLIGVGVASSIYHSSRGRLRKFLRWVDYTMIATTTICLSMALRNENPKLLMAASAICLPVNPMMVSVIHTGMMEVAFARRALKDPDLRMAHTVHKTSSLLGGMLFVADDLFPKTPYLHAAWHLAAAVGVGTCNKLLE; encoded by the exons ATGACTCAAAACAGCATACTGAATCACAGTAGAGCTCTTGAGGGTGTCCATGGGGTCCAAGTGGCCCCTAACTCGCCATTTGATTTGACAGAAACTAATCAAAGTGGGGACTTTCGTACTTCAACTGGTGGAGCATCAACTACAGAAGCAAATCAGCTGCTGTTGATGCA ACTATGGCAACAGAGACCAGCATGCTTGAGACCCATCCATTGTGGTATTAGTTGTCACG GTGATCAGACTCTTGCTGAAACAGTTGCTAATGTGCTTACTTCAATTCCTTTTATAGCTCTTGGAATCCATGCCCCCAG GAAGAATCTCAATTCTAAGTTGTATGCTAATTCACTAATTGGAGTTGGAGTGGCCTCAAGCATTTACCATTCTTCAAGAGGAAGGTTGAGGAAATTTTTGAGATGGGTTGACTACACAATGATAGCCACAACAACTATT TGTTTGTCAATGGCCCTCCGAAATGAGAATCCAAAGTTACTGATGGCAGCATCTGCAATATGTCTTCCAGTTAATCCAATGATGGTTTCAGTTATTCACACTGGGATGATGGAG gtAGCATTTGCTAGAAGGGCATTGAAGGATCCAGACTTGAGAATGGCTCACACAGTGCATAAGACATCGTCGTTACTTGGTGGTATGCTTTTTGTAGCTGATGATTTATTTCCTAAAACTCCTTACCTTCATGCTGCATGGCATCTTGCTGCTGCTGTTGGTGTAGGCACCTGCAATAAGCTTCTTGAGTAG
- the LOC100781322 gene encoding uncharacterized protein isoform X1 — protein sequence MTQNSILNHSRALEGVHGVQVAPNSPFDLTETNQSGDFRTSTGGASTTEANQLLLMQRLWQQRPACLRPIHCGISCHGDQTLAETVANVLTSIPFIALGIHAPRKNLNSKLYANSLIGVGVASSIYHSSRGRLRKFLRWVDYTMIATTTICLSMALRNENPKLLMAASAICLPVNPMMVSVIHTGMMEVAFARRALKDPDLRMAHTVHKTSSLLGGMLFVADDLFPKTPYLHAAWHLAAAVGVGTCNKLLE from the exons ATGACTCAAAACAGCATACTGAATCACAGTAGAGCTCTTGAGGGTGTCCATGGGGTCCAAGTGGCCCCTAACTCGCCATTTGATTTGACAGAAACTAATCAAAGTGGGGACTTTCGTACTTCAACTGGTGGAGCATCAACTACAGAAGCAAATCAGCTGCTGTTGATGCA AAGACTATGGCAACAGAGACCAGCATGCTTGAGACCCATCCATTGTGGTATTAGTTGTCACG GTGATCAGACTCTTGCTGAAACAGTTGCTAATGTGCTTACTTCAATTCCTTTTATAGCTCTTGGAATCCATGCCCCCAG GAAGAATCTCAATTCTAAGTTGTATGCTAATTCACTAATTGGAGTTGGAGTGGCCTCAAGCATTTACCATTCTTCAAGAGGAAGGTTGAGGAAATTTTTGAGATGGGTTGACTACACAATGATAGCCACAACAACTATT TGTTTGTCAATGGCCCTCCGAAATGAGAATCCAAAGTTACTGATGGCAGCATCTGCAATATGTCTTCCAGTTAATCCAATGATGGTTTCAGTTATTCACACTGGGATGATGGAG gtAGCATTTGCTAGAAGGGCATTGAAGGATCCAGACTTGAGAATGGCTCACACAGTGCATAAGACATCGTCGTTACTTGGTGGTATGCTTTTTGTAGCTGATGATTTATTTCCTAAAACTCCTTACCTTCATGCTGCATGGCATCTTGCTGCTGCTGTTGGTGTAGGCACCTGCAATAAGCTTCTTGAGTAG
- the LOC102666430 gene encoding protein MAIN-LIKE 1-like, which yields MAEDVPQVTEDVPHMADDVAQMSEDAPQMTADIDATVAEDLGHDGAEGSHADEGFPGWPRDPSVLTSFAEHVAHAIWTGQERPELKLVSHGRKMALIGRPVPAIEGLVIATGLSPLIECSFVTGDPGLISAFVERWHKETSTFHLPVGELTITLNDVSSLLYLPINGAFHSFEALSMDEAVFLWMELLEVSGEEARAVTVRAHGAYVRLSWVRAIYEMRCQAQRWIVATRAYLLHLVGCTLFSNKSATNVHVVHLEAFCNLGQSGGYSWGAVALCVTDDAYEEKSPRASRWLTIKAHMKGFTGAPYRARCDALTVIDVCWLPYSDHRGVRGFELISSFQGQLRWGPTVVTVRPEKVLRQFGYIQSIPPPPISASLSYDDIDDRWMHFSNHVVAVVTFV from the exons ATGGCGGAGGATGTTCCTCAGGTGACTGAGGATGTCCCTCATATGGCTGACGATGTTGCTCAGATGAGTGAAGATGCGCCTCAGATGACCGCGGACATAGATGCAACTGTTGCAGAGGACTTAGGTCATGATGGTGCTGAAGGGTCACATGCAGATGAGGGATTCCCTGGTTGGCCCCGTGACCCATCAGTTCTGACTTCATTTGCGGAGCATGTCGCACATGCCATTTGGACTGGACAG GAGCGTCCTGAGCTGAAGTTAGTGTCGCATGGGAGGAAGATGGCGTTAattgggaggccagtgcctgCGATTGAAGGGCTGGTTATcgccacaggattaagtccattGATCGAGTGTTCATTTGTAactggcgatcctggacttatatccgcatttgtCGAGAGGTGGCACAAGGAGAccagcaccttccaccttccagtAGGAGAGTTAACGATCACACTAAATGATGTGTCGTCACTCCTCTATCTCCCTATCAATGGCGCCTTCCACAGCTTCGAGGCTCTTTCCATGGACGAGGCAGTATTTTTGTGGATGGAGTTGCTCGAGGTGTCTGGTGAGGAGGCTAGAGCCGTGACAGTACGAGCGCACGGGGCATATGTACGCCTTTCATGGGTTCGGGCGATCTATGAGATGAGATGCCAGGCACAAAGATGGATTGTAGCAACTCGTGCTTATCTCCTGCACCTggtcggttgcactcttttttctaacaagagtgcaacaaaTGTTCATGTGGTGCATCTAGAGGCTTTTTGCAACCTGGGTCAGAGTGGGGGCTATTCCTGGGGAGCTGTGGCCctg TGTGTCACCGATGATGCGTATGAGGAGAAGTCCCCTCGTGCCTCCCGGTGGCTCACGATAAAGGCTCATATGAAGGGATTTACAGGAGCGCCGTACCGGGCACGTTGTGATGCTTTGACAGTCATAGACGTGTGCTGGTTGCCTTACAGTGACCATCGAGGGGTTAGGGGGTTTGAGCTGATTTCATCGTTCCAGGGTCAGCTCAGATGGGGTCCTACGGTGGTCACAGTTCGACCAGAGAAGGTGCTACGCCAGTTTGGGTACATTCAGAGCATCCCTCCACCACCTATTAGCGCTTCATTGTCATATGATGATatagatgacaggtggatgcaTTTCTCGAACCACGTAGTAGCTGTGGTGACCTTTGTGTAG